ACCCGGAACTACTTCTGATTGTATGATGGGATATCTAAGAGAGGATTGTTTTATAGTAGAACCTACTAATGCTCTACGAAAATGTATCCCCAGCACGGTAGCAGCCCATACTCTATATGAAAAGTCAAGTCCACTTCATATTATTGGCCCGGAAGGAATGGTTGATGTTACGAGATGTAAATTCGAGCAATATAATGAAAGAGCAGTACGGGTATCAGGTTCCAAACTAAAGAGGAGCGAAACTATTCAGATAAAATTAGAGGGGGTAAGTAAGGTAGCTTATCGAACTATATCTATTGCCGGGGTAAGAGATCCAATTATGATTAAACAAATCAATGAGTGCGAAGAGCATGTTCGTAAAACAGTTGCCTCTTATTTTAATAGCATTCCTTACCAAAATTATCGATTAATCTTCCATGTTTATGGAAAGAACGGTGTCATGGGAGAATTAGAGCCTCAAAAAGAGATTACCTCTCATGAGCTTTGCCTTATTTTGGAAGTCGTAGCCAAAGACCAGGGGCTGGCCAACACTATTTGCGCCTTTGCTCGTTCTACTTTAATGCATTATTCTTATAAAGGCCGTATTGCAACCGCGGGTAATTTAGCTTTTCCCTATGCTCCATCGGATATACCTACCGGAGCGGTGTATAGATTTAATATTCATCACTTGGTAGAAGTTGATGATCCCGACGAGCTTTTTCCCATAGAAATGGTAGAAATTTGAAATAATAATAAGTTTAAAAAGGAGAATACATAAATGGCTAAAGAAGTTCCTATTATAGATTTAGTAAAAGTGATAAGAAGTAAAAATGCCGGTCCTTTTGAGTTGACCTTTGATATAATTTTTAAAGATAAAGAAACTTACCAAAAAGTTAAGGAAACCAAGGTAATTACTAAAGAGCTTATTGCGCAACTTTATCATATTCCCCTTGAGAAGGTGCTTCATTTTGTAGAGTTTGATCCAGCTAATGCCATAAAAGCTACTATTGTAAGGCAAGTAGATTCAGGAAGCATCGGGGAGACCGATGTATACGGTGCTCAACAACATGCTCCGCTTTTAGAGATTAAAATACCTTATGAGGAATAAGGAGGAAAAAAATGAGAGAAGATTTATTAAAATATATTCCAGAATTTGATTTAATTAAAGATTTAGATTTAAAAGAGAAGGTTTTGAAAGTCTGGGAGATAGCTCTTACGAACGGAGGCTGGGAAATGAAAGACCTTCAAAGAATGCCTTTTACTTTGTTGATTGACCCTTGTCCTTGTAATATGATTGAGCATATTAGGGGAGTAGTCAGTGTTTCCGCGAGTGCAGCGGAAGCCCTTCAAAGTATTTATAAAGATAAAGTAAAAATAAATAAGAATTATCTTGTTGCCGGAGCACTGCTTCACGATATTGGGAAATTGGTAGAATACAGGGAGAAAAATGGAAAATTTATACCCAGTAATTTAGGGAAGTTAGTTCGCCACCCCATATCCGGAGTAGGTCTTTGTTACGGTCTGGACATTCCTCCGGAGGTAATACACATTATTGCTTCTCATTCCTGGGAGGGAGATCGTTCCCAGCGAACTCCGGAAGCCATTATTGTTCACCATGCCGATTTTACTAACTTCGAACAGTTTAAATAAGCTTTAATACCAAAACCTGTTGGTAAATAAAAATATACTTTTATTCAGTAAAGAATATTTATAGAAAAAGGTTCTTTATATTAAGGAGGAAGATATGGGTAAGACTTTTGCAGAGAAAGTATTAGCCCTTAAATCGGGTAAAAAAAATGTAGTTAGCGGAGAAATTGTAACTGTTTCTCCGGATATAGTCATGTCTCATGATAATTCGGCCGCTATAGCTAAAAAATTCAAACAAATTGGGATTGATAAAGTAAAACATCCGGAGAAGATAATCATTCCTCTGGATCATTGTATCCCGGCCGCAACAGAAAAATATGCTTCTAATCATAAAGAGATAAGAGAATTTGTTCGGGAACAGAAGATCGAACAATTTTATGATATTAATACCGGAGTCTGTCATCAGGTTCTTCCCGAAAAAGGACACGTCGTTCCCGGAACTCTCATATTGGGAGCGGATTCCCATACTACCACCTACGGAGCATTTGGTGCTTTTTCCACCGGGATTGGAAGAAGCGAAGTGGCTTCCATCTGGGCAACAGATGAAATCTGGCTTAGAGTACCGGAGACTATCAAGATAAATATTGAAGGAAAAATACCTTCCGGAATATATCCTAAAGATATTATCCTCTACATTATTGGGAATTTAAGTGCGGACGGTACATTGTATAAAGCAGTAGAGTTTTGCGGAAAAGTAATTGAGGAAATGGATATGGGGGGCAGAATGACTCTATGCAATATGGCAGTGGAGATGGGAGCAAAGATCGGCTATGTAGAACCAGACGAAAAAACGATACAATGGCTTGCTTCAAGGACCAATAAAAAATACCAAATAATAAAATCAGATGCTGATGCCGACTATGAGAAAATTATGAATTACGATATAAGTGATTTGGAACCTCAAATTGCCTGCCCTCATACCGTAGATAATGTAAAATCGGTAGCGAAGGTGGCGGGAACTAAAATTGACCAGGCATTAATCGGAACCTGTACCAATGGAAGATTGGAAGATCTAAAAGTTGCCAGTAAAATTCTTAATGGTAAAAAAATTGCTAAGGGAGTCAGACTTTTAATCTTTCCTGCTTCAATGGAGATCTTTGCCCAGGCGATGGAATTAGGAATTCTTCAGGGATTAATCAAAAGCGGAGCGGTAATCATGAATCCAGGATGTGGCCCTTGTTTGGGAGCCCATGAGGGGGCTTTAGCTCCCGGAGAAGTTTGTTTGAGTACTGCCAATAGAAATTTTAAGGGAAGAATGGGATGTAAAGAGGCAGAGATTTATTTAGCCAGTCCGGCTATTGTGG
This region of Candidatus Atribacteria bacterium genomic DNA includes:
- a CDS encoding acyclic terpene utilization AtuA family protein; this encodes MKEIRVLSPVGMLGYGFPAESFQKGLEKKPHVIAADAGSTDGGPHKLGAGVGIVSKEATKKDLTFMLTAGCKNKIPVIIGSAGGSGAEVHLNWTVEIIKEIAKEKNLHFKMALIHAEVEKDYLQKKLAQGKIKPLGPVPEITYKDIEEAIRIVAVMGVHSHIKALEMGAEVIIAGRSNDPAMFAALPIKEGYDPGLALHLGKILECGAMASTPGTTSDCMMGYLREDCFIVEPTNALRKCIPSTVAAHTLYEKSSPLHIIGPEGMVDVTRCKFEQYNERAVRVSGSKLKRSETIQIKLEGVSKVAYRTISIAGVRDPIMIKQINECEEHVRKTVASYFNSIPYQNYRLIFHVYGKNGVMGELEPQKEITSHELCLILEVVAKDQGLANTICAFARSTLMHYSYKGRIATAGNLAFPYAPSDIPTGAVYRFNIHHLVEVDDPDELFPIEMVEI
- a CDS encoding DUF4387 domain-containing protein — translated: MAKEVPIIDLVKVIRSKNAGPFELTFDIIFKDKETYQKVKETKVITKELIAQLYHIPLEKVLHFVEFDPANAIKATIVRQVDSGSIGETDVYGAQQHAPLLEIKIPYEE
- a CDS encoding HD domain-containing protein, with the translated sequence MREDLLKYIPEFDLIKDLDLKEKVLKVWEIALTNGGWEMKDLQRMPFTLLIDPCPCNMIEHIRGVVSVSASAAEALQSIYKDKVKINKNYLVAGALLHDIGKLVEYREKNGKFIPSNLGKLVRHPISGVGLCYGLDIPPEVIHIIASHSWEGDRSQRTPEAIIVHHADFTNFEQFK
- a CDS encoding 3-isopropylmalate dehydratase large subunit — its product is MGKTFAEKVLALKSGKKNVVSGEIVTVSPDIVMSHDNSAAIAKKFKQIGIDKVKHPEKIIIPLDHCIPAATEKYASNHKEIREFVREQKIEQFYDINTGVCHQVLPEKGHVVPGTLILGADSHTTTYGAFGAFSTGIGRSEVASIWATDEIWLRVPETIKINIEGKIPSGIYPKDIILYIIGNLSADGTLYKAVEFCGKVIEEMDMGGRMTLCNMAVEMGAKIGYVEPDEKTIQWLASRTNKKYQIIKSDADADYEKIMNYDISDLEPQIACPHTVDNVKSVAKVAGTKIDQALIGTCTNGRLEDLKVASKILNGKKIAKGVRLLIFPASMEIFAQAMELGILQGLIKSGAVIMNPGCGPCLGAHEGALAPGEVCLSTANRNFKGRMGCKEAEIYLASPAIVAISSLCGEITDIGGDLK